The sequence ACCCACGGCAAGGCCTACAAGGACCGCACGGTCGGCTTCGAGCAGATGGCCGATACCTTGGCCGGCGCGATCGTCGCCGCCCACATGGAAGCCCGCGCCGACATCCAGAGCTTCGACTTCCGCACACTCTTCCGGGTGCAGGAGAAGTTCCCGGCGATCCGCACGGTCTATCTCTTCGGTGACTTCCCGATCTACCCGACGGCCGACACCGACGATGGCACCAACATGCAGGACGAAGCCGGCAAGAACACGCCGTGGATGAACGGCCTCTTCTGGCCGTATCGCAGCACGGTGACGAGCAATGCCTTCCGCGCGCAGACCTCCGGCGGCTTCGAGGGCATGGCGATCAGCCCGGACGGCACCAAGCTCTATCCGCTGCTGGAAAAGGCGCTCTCGGGAGGTGACAGCAAGACGCTGCTGATCCACGAGTTCGACATCGCCAGCCGCAGCTACACCGGCCGCCGCTTCCAGTACAAGCTGGAGACCGCGGGCGTGTCGATCGGTGACTTCATCCTCTACAACGCAACGCAAGGTATCGTCATCGAGCGCGACAACGAGACTGGCAAGGCGGCCAAGCACAAGAAGCTCTACCAGATCACGCTCGGCGACGCCGGTGCAGCGGTGGCCAAGCGGCAGCTGGTGGACCTGATGGCTATCACGGACGCCTCGAACATCGCGGCGGCGGAGGCGGGCAGCATCGGCGTGGGCGGCGGGCAGTTCAGCATGCCCTTTGTCACCATCGAGGACGTCGTGGTGATCGACGACCATACGCTGGGGGTGATCAACGACAACAACTTCCCCTTCAGCATCGGTCGCCATGCCGACTCGGGGAAGCCCGACGACAACGAGTTCATCCTCGTGACCCTGCCCGAGACGCTCAAGCTCAAGTGAGCGTGCCGGGCTGAATGAAACGGGGCGCCCCTGTCGGAGCGCCCCGTTTTTGTTGGCGGATTTCCTGCGCCGGATTCGCTCAATCGAATTTCAGGCGGTAAGTCAGCATGGGCCCCCCACCCTTGATCCGCATCGACATCTGCGAGCGACCGAAGGAGTAGAGGCGCACCCGGATCCGTCCCTGTTCAAGCGCGATCATGGAGTTGGGCCCGGCCTGCCATTCGACGCCCGGATCGCCTGCGTCGTAGGGCGCTCCATACTGTGTTCCGGCGGGATTGGTGGCGCTTGAAGCCAGTTGGAAGACGGTGGGGATGGTAGGGCTCGTGCGCCAGGAGAGGCGCTCGGAAGCGTCGTAGAAGCCTGCCCGCGAGCTGTTCGTGTTCCGCACGCCTGCAGACCGTTCGAGTCGCTGCGGTTCGGCCAGGGCGGGGTGCAGTCCCGTGATCGCGTGAATGGCTCCGGGGAAGAGCGAGAGGGGCAGGAGTGGCGCGTTGAGCAGCCCGTTCAGGCCCAGGGTGTAGAGGTCGCCGTGAGGCCAGGGCAAGAGCCGAGCGAGTCCCTGCCGCCAGCCGGACTCGTCCGCCGTGGCGCCGGCCGGGCTGGCCGATGCGCAATTCGCGCACAGGCTCAGCAGGACGCCGACGGTGAGACTCCACTTCCTTGCCGGCAAAGGCTTGGCCACGCCCCATGGACTCAAGGGCGCTGCGGAGGCGGGGAAAGCCAAAGTCTTCATGCGAGACCCCCGATGCATGGCGTCTGGCTTGAGCGGGAATACCACTGATTGCGCCACTGACTGCGCGACCGAACTGCGTCACGTGACTGACTACCCACCCTAGGCATAGCACACCGGAAGCGGGTTTTCGCCCCACAAACACTTGGCCCTGCGGCTTTGGGCCGACGCCGGAATTTGATGTCCGAAAACGGCGAGCCGGACCAACTGGGTGCGCCCATAATCGCGCCATGGTTCCCGATGACGCCGCCTGCTATGCCGCACTGATCGCGCGTGATGCCCGTTTCGACGGACGCCTCTTCGTGGGGGTGAGCTCCACCGGGATCTACTGCCGGCCGATCTGCCGCGTGCGTACGCCCAAGGCGGAAAACTGCCGCTTCTTCTCCAGCGCTGCGGCGGCCGAGGATGCGGGCTATCGCCCCTGTCTGCGTTGCCGACCGGAGCTGGCGCCCGGCTTGGCGACATCGGATCCGGTGTCGCGCCTGGCCTGGGTCGCGACCCAGCGGCTGGAGGCCGACGGCGAAGCCGGGCTTGCCACGCTGGCCGCGCGGCTGGGCGTGAGCGAGCGCCATTTGCGCCGCGCCTTCCAGGCCGAATTCGGCGTGGCGCCCGTGGCGTGGCTGCAGACCCAGCGCTTGCTGCTCGCCAAACGCCTGCTCACGGACACCCGTCTGCCACTGACGGAAGTTGCGTTTGCGGCGGGCTTTGGCAGCTTGCGGCGCTTCAACGCCTTGTTCAAGACGCGCTACGGTCTTGCACCGAGCCGGCTGCGCGAAGGCGCGTTGCCGCCGGACGCGGCCGCGCCCTGTTTCGAACTCGCCTACCGGCCGCCCCTGGATTGGCCGCGCATGCTGGCTTTCCTGGCCGGGCGGTGCATAGCGGGCGTCGAAGAAGTCTCGGACTTGCGCTACCGCCGCACGGTGAGCGTCGATACGCCGCAAGGGGCCGTGTGCGGCTGGGTCGAGGTTGCCCTGTCGCCCGCGCGGGCGACGCTCGTCGTGCAGGTGGCGCCCGAACTCCTGCGGGGTCTGCCCGCAGTGCTTGCGGGCGTACGACGACTCTTCGACCTGGGCTGCGATCCCGTGCCGATCCTCGCCGTGCTCGGACCGCTGGCCGCCGACGCGCCGGGTTTGCGCGTGCCGGGCTGCTTCAATGGTTTCGAGATGGCGGTGCGCGCGATCCTCGGCCAGCAGGTCACGGTCAAGGCTGCCCACACGATCGCTGGACGCCTGGTCGCCGCACTGGGTACGCCGATGGCAACACCCTTTGAGGCGCTGACGCACCGCTTCCCCGAAGCGACGACGCTGGCGGCAGCGGACGAGGCCTTACTGGGAAGCCTGGGCATCGTGCGCCAGCGCGGCGGGGCAATCATCGCCCTGGCCCGTGCCGTGGGGGAGGGGCGGCTCGATCTGGCACCAAGCGCCGACGTGGAAGCGAGCATCGCGAGCCTGCGCACGATCTCCGGCATCGGCCCCTGGACCGCGCAGTACATCGCGATGCGCGCGCTGGCGTGGCCGGACGCCTGGCCCAGCGGCGACGTCGCCCTGATCAAATCCCTGAGGGCTGCCACGGCGCGCGAAGCCGACCGTATGGCCGCAGCCTGGAGCCCCTGGCGCGCCTATGCGACGCTGCATTGCTGGCGGCGCCTGTCCGAACCCCTGCCGGAGTCCGCCCGATGAATTTGCCTGTTCCGTCCGTGCGCTTTGCCTACGTTGAAACGCCGCTGGGCCGGATGCTCCTCGGCGCCCGCGGCGATGCGCTTGTCGGCGCCTGGTTCGAAGGGCAGAAGTACTTTCCCGAGTCGGGTGCCGGAGCGGAGATCCTGGCCGCATCTGACGACCCTCTCTTCGCGCGGGCACGAACGCAACTGCAGGAGTATTTCAGTGGCGTGCGCCGGGAGTTCGACCTGCCCTTCGCGCCCGAGGGGAGTGCTCACCAGCGGCAGGTGTGGGCCGCAATCGCGCAGGTGCCGTTCGGCCAGACGCGTGGCTACGGCCAGGTCGCGGAGGCGATCGGCCGGCCGAAGGCCTCTCGGGCGGTCGGGGCCGCGACGGGACGCAATCCGCTCTCGGTCTTCATCCCCTGTCACCGCCTCGTGGGTGGTGCCGGCGCGCTCACGGGCTACGCCGGAGGCTTGCCTCGCAAGCAGGCCCTGCTGGCGCTGGAGGGCGTGCCGGTGGACGGAGCGCGGATCCGGCGGACTTGAAATTCGCGCTTGGGACTTGACCTTCCAATCATGGGAAGCTTCAGACTGCTGCCCATGAACAAGGGAAGGAACACGGTATGACCGGCACCACGTCCGAGCTCGCTGTCCGGGAAGTGACCCTGGGCGTCGAAGGCATGAGCTGCGCCTCTTGCGTGAATCGCCTCGAGAAGGTACTGCGCGCCGCACCCGGTGTGAGCGCGGCGTCGGTGAATCTCGCGACCGAATCGGCGCGGGTGGCCGTCGCCGACCCGGCCGCCTTGCAGGCCGCGGCCGATGCCGTACGCAAGGCGGGCTTCGGCGTGGCGGAAGACGAGATCAAGCTGGTCGTCGAGGGTATGACCTGCGCCTCCTGCGTCGCCCGGGTGGAAAAGGCGCTTGCCAGGGTCGCCGGGGTGAGCGGGGCGACGGTCAATCTGGCGACCGAGACGGCGCGCGTGCGAGGCCTGCGCGGCGCGCTGACGGCTGAAGCGCTGATCGATGCGGTCGCGCGTGCCGGCTATCGGGCGCATCTGCCGCAGGAGGAATCCCCGGCTGCGCCGGTGCGTGCCGGCTGGCAAGCGCCCGGTGAAGGCGCCCTCCTGATCGTCGGCGCCGCGCTCGCCTTGCCGCTGCTCTTGCCCATGCTCGGCGCGCCGCTCGGCCGCGACTGGATGTTGCCGATCTGGCTGCAATGGCTGCTGGCGACGCCGGTCCAGTTCGTCCTGGGCGCGCGCTTCTATCGCGCCGGCTGGGGCGCCTTGCGTGCAGGCTCCGGCAACATGGATCTGTTGGTGGCGCTGGGTACTAGCGCGGCCTACGGGCTTTCGCTGTGGCTCTGGTGGCGGCACGGCGGGCATGCGCATGCCTACTTCGAAGCCGCGGCCGCAGTGATCGTGCTGGTGCGCCTGGGCAAGTGGCTGGAAGCGCGGGCCAAGCGTCAGACGACAGCGGCGATCCGCGCGCTGCAGGCGCTGCGGCCCGACCGTGCCCGCGTCATCACGCTGTCGGGTGAGCGCGAGCTGCCGCTGGCCGAGCTGCGCCTGGGCGATCGGGTCGCGATCCGCGCGGGCGAGCGGATACCGATGGATGGCGAGGTCGAGGAGGGCGCTTCCAGTGTCGATGAATCGCTGCTCACCGGAGAGAGCCGGCTGATCACCAAGCAGGTGGGCGACTCCCTCATCGGCGGTGCCATCAACGGCGAAGGGCGGCTGGTCGCGCGGGTGACGGCGCTGGGGGCCGAAACCGTGCTCGCGCGGATCATCCGCATGGTCGAGGACGCGCAGGCCGCCAAGGCACCGATCCAGCGCCTGGTGGACAAAGTCGCGGCCGTGTTCGTGCCGGTGGTGGTCGTCATTGCCATGCTCACCTGCGCCGCATGGGGCCTGTGGGCAGGTGACTGGGAGCGCGCACTGGTGAATGCGGTCGCGGTGCTCGTGATCGCCTGCCCCTGCGCCCTGGGTCTGGCGACGCCGGCGGCGATCATGGCCGGCACAGGCGCCGGCGCCCGGCACGGCATCCTGATCAAGGATGCGGAAGCCCTGGAGCTTGCTCACTCGGTCCGTCGCGTGATTTTCGACAAGACCGGCACGCTCACGCGCGGGATGCCGGAAGTGTTGAGCATCGGTGTGAGTGCGCAACTGGCCGAAAGCGAAGTGCTCCAGCTTGCGGCGGCCCTGCAGACCGCGGCAGCCCATCCGCTGGCCAAGGCCTTGCAGGCAAGACTGCCGGCCGGCGGGTTGCCCGTTGCCAGCGAGCTCAGGAACGTTGCCGGGCGTGGCGTGCGGGGCGAGATCGCAGGCAAGCAGTTGTTGTTCGGCAACCGCCGTCTGATGGAAGAGAGCGGCCTGGCGGTGGCAGACGATCCGGAGGCGGTCGCGCGTGGCAGCACGGTTTCCTGGCTTGCGGAAATCGCGCCCGAAACCCGCGTGCTGGGCTGGATCGCCTTTGGCGACCAGATCAAGGACGAGGCGCGCGCCGCGGTGGAGGCCCTGCACGGGCTGGGCATCGACACCGCCGTGGTCAGCGGCGACAGCCATGCGGCAGTGAAGCAAGTCGCTCAGGCCTTGGGCATCGACGAGCTACGGGCCGGGGTGCTCCCGGAGGCCAAGGTCGAAGCCGTGCGGGATCTGCAGCAGGGTGGGCGGCTGGTGGCCATGGTGGGTGACGGCGTGAACGACGCGCCGGCGCTGGCCGCCGCGGATGTGGGTATCGCGATGGGCGGCGGAACCGACGTGGCGATGCAAGCGGCCGGCATCACCCTCATGCGCGGAGACCTGCGCCTGGTGCCGGCGGCGATCGCGCTCTCCCGGCGTACCGTGAGCAAGATCCGCCAGAACCTCTTCTGGGCCTTCATCTACAACGTGGTCGGCATTCCGCTGGCGGCGGCAGGGCTGCTCTCGCCGGTGGTGGCGGGTGCGGCGATGGCACTGTCCTCCGTCTCGGTGCTGGCCAACGCGCTGCTGCTGGCGCGTTGGCGTCCGGCGCAGGAGTGAAGGCGATGATGAATATCGGTGAAGCCGCGCGTGCCAGTGGCGTGTCGAGCAAGATGATCCGTCACTACGAGCAGATCGGCCTGTTGCCGCAGGCGGTGCGTCGCGACAACGGCTACCGGCTCTATGGTGACCCGGAGGTGCAGAGCCTGCGCTTCATCCGCCATGCCCGCAGCCTGGGCTTCGGGCTTGAAACAGTACGCGAACTGCTATCCCTCTGGCAGGACGAATCGCGGGCGAGCCGCGACGTCCACCGCTTGGCGACCGAGCATCTGCAGGCCCTGCAACGCAAGGCGGAGGAGCTGCGAGTCGTGATGGCGGCCTTGCAGAATCTAGTCTCTTGTTGCCATGGGGATGCGCGCCCGGATTGCCCGATCCTGGAGGAGCTTGCCGGCCACGCAAGCGGGGCGCCCTTCGAGCCACCCACCTGAGCTCAGGGGCGGCCGGAAACTCCGGTGCGCGGGTCCGGTTCTTGCGCAAAGCAGCATCCGAAATGCTTGAAAGCGCTTTCATGCGCGGATACATTACGTCTGGCTGTTTTGCCGCGCTTCCGGCTTTCCGGTATTTGCCCCGTCGGGGTTCGAGCCTCGTTCCGAGTCGGGTACCGGGCGGGGAAGGGCGGCGATCAGTTCTTTGTGCGATCTGACTGCGGATCTCCTCCGCAGCCTTTTGCGGGCCGGCTTTTGCCGGCCCGTTTTTTCAAAGCAATGGGCTCACCAGCCGCGCGGCATTTTCAGCAAGCCGCACGCCGCGGCCGCGCGCGTTCCAGCGTTGCTGGTTCAGTTGCTGGGAGCTTGCGAGATAGCTTTCCTGCAGTGCGCAGAGCTCGCGGGTGAAGCGCGGGTCGTAAATGATGAGGGTGAGTTCGAAGTTGAGCCGGAAACTGCGCACATCCAGATTGGTGGTGCCGAAAAGCGAGAGCTCCCGGTCCACGGTGACGCTCTTGGTGTGCAGCAGCCCGCCTTCGAACCGCATGATGCGCACGCCCGCGTCGAGCAGGCGGTCGAAGAAGGAACGGCTGGCGTAGCGCACCAGCAGGGAGTCGACCCGCGCCGGCAGGATGACTGTCACCCGTACGCCGCGCAGTGCGGCGGCCTCCAAGGCCATCGACAAGGGTTCGTCCGGCACGAAGTACGGCGTGGTCAGCACGATCTCGTCGCGCGCGGCATAGAGGGCCGCCAGCAACAGGCGGTGGGCACCTTCTCCCTCGAAGCCGGGGCCCGAGGGCAGCACCTGGACTTCGCCGCCTCCGGTGCGAGGCAGGATGTCCACTTCCGGGAGGCCGGGCGCCGCCATGTCCAGCGCCTGCCCAGTCTCGACGCACCAGTCCCAGAGGAATACGCCCGCCAGTACCTCCACCGCGGGCCCTTCGAGCCGGCACATC is a genomic window of Niveibacterium sp. SC-1 containing:
- a CDS encoding AlkA N-terminal domain-containing protein; the encoded protein is MVPDDAACYAALIARDARFDGRLFVGVSSTGIYCRPICRVRTPKAENCRFFSSAAAAEDAGYRPCLRCRPELAPGLATSDPVSRLAWVATQRLEADGEAGLATLAARLGVSERHLRRAFQAEFGVAPVAWLQTQRLLLAKRLLTDTRLPLTEVAFAAGFGSLRRFNALFKTRYGLAPSRLREGALPPDAAAPCFELAYRPPLDWPRMLAFLAGRCIAGVEEVSDLRYRRTVSVDTPQGAVCGWVEVALSPARATLVVQVAPELLRGLPAVLAGVRRLFDLGCDPVPILAVLGPLAADAPGLRVPGCFNGFEMAVRAILGQQVTVKAAHTIAGRLVAALGTPMATPFEALTHRFPEATTLAAADEALLGSLGIVRQRGGAIIALARAVGEGRLDLAPSADVEASIASLRTISGIGPWTAQYIAMRALAWPDAWPSGDVALIKSLRAATAREADRMAAAWSPWRAYATLHCWRRLSEPLPESAR
- a CDS encoding methylated-DNA--[protein]-cysteine S-methyltransferase, with amino-acid sequence MNLPVPSVRFAYVETPLGRMLLGARGDALVGAWFEGQKYFPESGAGAEILAASDDPLFARARTQLQEYFSGVRREFDLPFAPEGSAHQRQVWAAIAQVPFGQTRGYGQVAEAIGRPKASRAVGAATGRNPLSVFIPCHRLVGGAGALTGYAGGLPRKQALLALEGVPVDGARIRRT
- a CDS encoding heavy metal translocating P-type ATPase yields the protein MTGTTSELAVREVTLGVEGMSCASCVNRLEKVLRAAPGVSAASVNLATESARVAVADPAALQAAADAVRKAGFGVAEDEIKLVVEGMTCASCVARVEKALARVAGVSGATVNLATETARVRGLRGALTAEALIDAVARAGYRAHLPQEESPAAPVRAGWQAPGEGALLIVGAALALPLLLPMLGAPLGRDWMLPIWLQWLLATPVQFVLGARFYRAGWGALRAGSGNMDLLVALGTSAAYGLSLWLWWRHGGHAHAYFEAAAAVIVLVRLGKWLEARAKRQTTAAIRALQALRPDRARVITLSGERELPLAELRLGDRVAIRAGERIPMDGEVEEGASSVDESLLTGESRLITKQVGDSLIGGAINGEGRLVARVTALGAETVLARIIRMVEDAQAAKAPIQRLVDKVAAVFVPVVVVIAMLTCAAWGLWAGDWERALVNAVAVLVIACPCALGLATPAAIMAGTGAGARHGILIKDAEALELAHSVRRVIFDKTGTLTRGMPEVLSIGVSAQLAESEVLQLAAALQTAAAHPLAKALQARLPAGGLPVASELRNVAGRGVRGEIAGKQLLFGNRRLMEESGLAVADDPEAVARGSTVSWLAEIAPETRVLGWIAFGDQIKDEARAAVEALHGLGIDTAVVSGDSHAAVKQVAQALGIDELRAGVLPEAKVEAVRDLQQGGRLVAMVGDGVNDAPALAAADVGIAMGGGTDVAMQAAGITLMRGDLRLVPAAIALSRRTVSKIRQNLFWAFIYNVVGIPLAAAGLLSPVVAGAAMALSSVSVLANALLLARWRPAQE
- the cueR gene encoding Cu(I)-responsive transcriptional regulator; translation: MMNIGEAARASGVSSKMIRHYEQIGLLPQAVRRDNGYRLYGDPEVQSLRFIRHARSLGFGLETVRELLSLWQDESRASRDVHRLATEHLQALQRKAEELRVVMAALQNLVSCCHGDARPDCPILEELAGHASGAPFEPPT